Proteins from a single region of Syngnathus scovelli strain Florida chromosome 7, RoL_Ssco_1.2, whole genome shotgun sequence:
- the irf2bp1 gene encoding interferon regulatory factor 2-binding protein 1, translating to MSSPSSSSRRQWCYLCDLPKMPWTVVWDFSEVVCRGCVNYEGANQIEFLIASARQLKRSHGMQDGNVRSPGPGPSPHKHAAPGRGEPATDGQRSHGERFDRGGRGESGNVAAARVPPNGLHRDGQPPQEVNRQSPSGSRRPMIGAAIPPNLVTQSIAGIPHGLLAGMPAGLTARTAPMSSPMIFPAPVLAEMNRRQLGIGMGIAPFITPELERELSSSQPKSQSQGHAGSSKSAGLPSSSASVSQTSPKPASSPARQPRPLTARAGGEPLSSGSSSEAATTAAAALPHSGASELGSTSAGSSLTGSTLSCTLCHERLEDTHFVQCPSVPGHRFCFPCTRVYIQSRRGDGEVYCPSGERCPLDTSNNSPPWAFMQGEVSTILGTGVGGAPSAAPPGAGPGGPGGPGGGANGAAAQSGDVTVKKERET from the exons ATGTCATCGCCTTCCTCGTCCTCGCGGCGCCAGTGGTGTTACCTGTGCGACCTGCCCAAGATGCCCTGGACGGTGGTGTGGGACTTTAGCGAGGTGGTGTGCCGCGGCTGCGTCAACTACGAGGGCGCCAACCAGATTGAGTTTCTGATCGCTAGCGCGCGGCAGCTGAAGCGCAGCCACGGCATGCAGGACGGGAACGTCCGCTCGCCTGGACCGGGACCCTCGCCTCACAAGCACGCCGCGCCCGGCCGCGGAGAACCGGCGACAGACGGCCAGCGGTCGCATGGTGAGCGCTTTGACCGTGGTGGCAGAGGGGAGAGTGGCAACGTGGCCGCCGCTCGCGTACCGCCGAATGGGCTGCACCGCGACGGGCAGCCGCCGCAAGAAGTGAACCGCCAGAGTCCCAGTGGGAGCCGTAGACCCATGATCGGGGCGGCCATACCCCCGAATCTAGTGACTCAGAGCATAGCGGGGATCCCCCACGGGCTGCTGGCGGGCATGCCGGCGGGCCTGACTGCCAGGACGGCCCCTATGAGCAGCCCGATGATATTCCCGGCGCCGGTGCTGGCTGAGATGAACCGCCGCCAACTGGGCATTGGCATGGGCATCGCCCCCTTCATCACGCCGGAGCTCGAACGGGAGCTGAGCTCGTCCCAGCCCAAGTCGCAATCCCAGGGCCACGCCGGCTCCAGTAAGAGCGCCGGCTTGCCCTCGTCATCGGCCTCTGTTAGCCAGACAAGCCCCAAGCCAGCGTCGTCCCCGGCCAGGCAGCCGAGGCCTCTCACCGCCCGCGCCGGAGGGGAGCCGCTGTCGTCCGGCAGCTCATCCGAGGCAGCCACTACTGCCGCCGCAGCCCTGCCCCACAGCGGAGCGTCCGAACTGGGCTCCACGTCGGCCGGCAGCAGCCTGACCGGAAGCACCTTGTCCTGCACGCTGTGCCACGAGCGGCTGGAGGACACACACTTTGTACAATGTCCGTCTGTGCCAGGACACAG GTTCTGCTTCCCATGCACCAGAGTGTACATCCAGAGCCGGCGGGGTGACGGTGAAGTATACTGCCCCAGCGGTGAGCGCTGTCCGTTGGACACGTCAAACAACAGCCCCCCCTGGGCATTCATGCAGGGTGAGGTGTCCACAATCCTGGGCACTGGTGTTGGGGGTGCCCCGTCAGCCGCCCCGCCGGGAGCGGGGCCCGGTGGACCAGGGGGGCCTGGCGGTGGTGCCAACGGAGCCGCGGCCCAGAGCGGCGACGTCACCGTCAAGAAGGAACGGGAGACGTGA
- the polr1g gene encoding DNA-directed RNA polymerase I subunit RPA34 encodes MPRDVSSSSSEDEADNPPAEPSLGQKESEKSSKYQCPDDFVSFDHKPCRSTLIDRLKKKKSELWLIKAPANFDPRCLQGASVNLSGFQTLKLPSAADAGERHGQHVYNILASSHCTNDLRLLTTDSSSPAVGPAFSGILSVSESYGGDQMPPCVVHTSPAPAIPAGLKQRFQPFGSKTPTTSQETQVEDRKRKKKKKKDREIKIEEEEEEVMIKQEVEEPAQEHTERKSRKRRKKDTEEVAIAEVKTEVDVDAFYQEDGLAKKKKKKKKSKTADD; translated from the exons ATGCCTCGAGATGTTTCATCCTCGTCGAGCGAGGACGAAGCGGATAACCCGCCCGCAGAACCGTCGTTAGGGCAAAAGGAAAGCG AAAAGAGCAGCAAGTATCAGTGTCCCGATGACTTCGTGAGCTTCGACCACAAGCCTTGCCGAAGCACGCTGATTGaccgcttgaagaaaaaaaagagcgaaCTTTGGCTTATTAAAGCCCCTGCCAACTTTGATCCACGATG TTTGCAAGGAGCGAGCGTGAATCTTTCCGGGTTTCAGACGCTGAAGCTTCCTTCTGCCGCGGACGCAGGAGAACGCCACGGCCAACATGTCTACAACATCCTGGCATCCAGTCACTGCACCAATGATCTCCGCTTGCTCACCACAGATTCGTCATCGCCGGCGGTGGGGCCCGCCTTCTCTGGCATACTGAGTGTGAGTGAAAGCTACGGGGGCGACCAGATGCCACCCTGCGTCGTCCACACCTCGCCCGCGCCGGCCATCCCGGCCGGACTCAAACAGAGATTCCAGCCCTTCGGAAGCAAGACGCCTACCACATCGCAGGAGACGCAGGTTGAGGACAGgaagagaaagaagaagaaaaagaaagacaggGAAATTAAaatagaggaagaggaggaagaagtgaTGATCAAACAGGAAGTTGAGGAACCTGCCCAGGAACATACCGAGAGAAAaagcaggaagaggaggaaaaaggACACGGAAGAGGTGGCAATTGCGGAAGTGAAGACTGAAGTGGATGTGGACGCTTTTTACCAAGAGGACGGCTtggcaaagaagaagaaaaagaagaaaaaaagcaaaacagctGATGACTAA